One region of Girardinichthys multiradiatus isolate DD_20200921_A chromosome 1, DD_fGirMul_XY1, whole genome shotgun sequence genomic DNA includes:
- the amigo1 gene encoding amphoterin-induced protein 1 — MLQSSSRIGETLPLCKFHSNLPRWALFLSLCSALLWLPEAAGSTLNCHTTCICASNIVSCSKMNLSAVPTGLPLYAAVLDLSYNEIARLRSEWTAVKLPNLHNLLLSHNNLLFLSSEAFTNVKQLRYLDLSSNKLQQLDEFVFEPLVNLEVLLLYNNQISQIDKTAFATMANLQKLYLSQNHISRFPEELIKDRYRLEKLSLLDVSSNRIKKMPIDDLKTLPTWIKNGLYFHNNPLQCTCNLYMLLAHWNIRKLNSAVDFTDDYTCILPNSQKSQIFSLSGESMNCSTFKEADEEAFLEQTLVLNCDTKHRDMIKTWTLPGDVLVTSGDNQTSKVLSNGNLQISPVRYEDSGTYTCFAASERFNETIYIVLKVHNFTMHGTGETFNTAYTTLVGCLASVVLVLMYLYLTPCRCFCCPNKGKTRGEDSIHSSMLSVTPTHEDPALKADLNRHVAFIDSKDLQGQNGKVNPNGDEDNDDLHGEAGSIMKGKRKKSVAESISSVFSDTPMVV; from the coding sequence ATGTTGCAATCTTCTTCCAGAATAGGTGAAACTTTACCTCTCTGTAAGTTTCACAGTAATTTGCCGAGATGGGCCCTGTTCCTCTCCCTCTGCTCGGCTCTCCTCTGGCTTCCTGAGGCAGCGGGATCTACACTGAACTGCCATACGACATGCATCTGCGCTTCAAATATTGTCAGCTGCTCCAAGATGAACCTGAGTGCTGTTCCCACTGGTCTGCCACTCTACGCCGCTGTGCTGGATCTCAGCTACAATGAGATAGCTCGGCTCAGATCGGAGTGGACTGCAGTCAAGCTCCCGAATCTCCACAACCTCTTGCTCAGCCACAATAATCTTCTTTTCCTTTCCTCTGAAGCTTTTACAAATGTGAAGCAACTGCGCTACTTGGACCTGTCCTCCAACAAACTGCAGCAGCTGGATGAGTTTGTTTTTGAGCCTTTGGTCAACTTGGAGGTCCTTTTGCTCTACAATAACCAAATTTCACAGATTGACAAAACAGCCTTTGCAACCATGGCCAACCTTCAGAAACTGTACCTCAGCCAGAACCATATCTCCCGCTTCCCAGAGGAGCTGATCAAAGACAGGTACCGCCTGGAGAAACTCAGCCTCCTGGATGTGTCGTCCAACAGGATCAAAAAGATGCCCATAGATGACCTTAAGACACTGcctacctggatcaaaaatgGCCTCTACTTCCACAACAACCCTCTGCAGTGTACCTGTAATCTCTACATGCTCCTGGCCCACTGGAACATTCGAAAGCTGAATTCTGCTGTGGACTTCACTGATGACTACACATGCATCCTGCCTAATTCACAAAAATCCCAGATTTTCAGTCTCAGTGGTGAAAGCATGAACTGCAGCACATTCAAGGAGGCAGATGAAGAGGCTTTCCTGGAGCAAACACTCGTCCTCAACTGTGACACCAAACACCGGGACATGATAAAGACTTGGACATTGCCTGGGGACGTGTTGGTGACGTCTGGAGACAACCAGACATCAAAGGTCCTGTCAAACGGGAACCTGCAGATAAGTCCGGTTAGGTATGAGGACTCTGGGACCTACACATGCTTTGCTGCAAGTGAAAGATTTAATGAGACTATCTACATTGTGCTAAAGGTTCACAACTTCACCATGCACGGGACAGGGGAGACTTTTAACACAGCTTATACTACCTTGGTGGGTTGCCTGGCCAGTGTGGTGCTGGTGCTCATGTACCTCTACTTGACGCCGTGCCGCTGTTTCTGCTGCCCCAACAAGGGTAAGACCCGGGGTGAGGACAGCATCCACTCCTCAATGCTCAGCGTCACTCCCACCCACGAGGACCCGGCGCTGAAGGCCGACCTGAACAGGCATGTTGCGTTCATCGACTCCAAAGACTTGCAGGGCCAGAACGGCAAGGTGAATCCCAATGGGGACGAGGACAATGATGATCTGCATGGAGAGGCTGGCTCTATCATGAAGGGGAAGAGGAAGAAATCGGTAGCAGAATCCATTAGCTCCGTCTTCTCAGACACTCCCATGGTGGTTTGA